taaggaaaagaaaaactttcatcttttaaattttttgctcTTGTTGAGTTTGCTTTAGTTTCATTTCTCAGCTGCGATGCTccgaactcctttattttatcATGGGAGTGGGGACATCTTTTGGCTGCAACGTTTGCGAGAGTAGCTGTACTAGTTTTAACAGGAAGGACAGGGCGCGTTTGCTTGACTGGACaggactctttttttttagtttatctTCCTCCTAGAATCCATCTGCACTTCACCTCTTCCTCTCTGCCTAATCCACAGAAGAAGAAGCTAGTCTTTGCTCTCAAAGTATAGTAGTTCCGCAGCGTTTCGTGTTGTGATCTTGTGCTCTTCCTTGTTCGGTTGTTACCGTGGATCATCGTCGTCTCTGTTGTCTTCGCCGCCATCGACCTTTGCAGATTTAATGTCACGCCGTGGCTTGGAGAAGAAGCTTCTTCCTGCCAAGAGGGCATGGAAGGCAATCACCAACAATCTCCGCTCGAGGCTGAACAAGATCAAGAACTCCAGGTTCATCGAAGAAGCCTCACACCGCCTGCTCTCCTCGCGATTTACACGTTATCTCCTCTCATTGACCTGCCGAGGGCGTCGCTCTCTCGCCAGGACAAGTCCATACACGGCACACCATCATCTCCATCACAATTATTACCACTACAAGTATCAGGGTCGCGATGCTTATGAGAAGAACTTCGCGCCGATATACATAGATAAACTCTTCGACGAGCCCTTGTCTGTGAGTTCCTCCAAGACTACCACATGTGTGAAAGGAGAGACCAGCAGGTCGAGAACTGAGGTTGAAGGAGGAAAACTAGCAGGAGAGACAAATGGGGAGAAAGAGTTCGACATCGACGAACGGTGGAGGGCCATTGTTGCAAAATCGCCGCAGTTGCGCGTGGACGAGAGGGCGGAGGAGTTCATCTCCAAGTTCAAGGAGGACATAAAACTCCAGAGGGAAAGGTCTGATATTGAATTCCAGGAGAGGTTGAAACGCAGCGCATAGTATAAGATTTTCTGTgtgcttttcattttccttcccttttttcgTTTATTCGATTGAAATTTGAGtcattttccatcttttctatTCCCTTATATCCCTCTTGATGAGTGAAGAACAGAAGTAATGGTGGTTCCGTTACATTTGTAGGTTTCATAAGCTGTGTATAGGTTGCCTAGGAATATGTATGGGTTTGGTTTCTGTATGTAACATTCTTTATGGCTCTTGTCAAGAGGACAAAGAGCCTGTTAAGAAAAGGTTTGGATCTATATACAATGCTGGTGTTTTCTTCCATCCCAAAAGGTGAAATGGACATTTTAAGTATGAAAGAGCTGTCAAATTACAATGCATTTTGTCTGGCGGAGCAGTTTAGTTTTATAGGCCATGCCAAAGACCTCAGTGCCCGTGCCCGAGACCTCAGTCCTCGATGGTTGTGCTCATACATGTTAATTGATTATTGCTTAATCCAAATGAAGATCTCTCATGTGTTTAAAGAAGCAACCCAAAGTGCTGATTGATTGGCCAAATTGGAGATCTTAACAATTTCTCAATTCACCATTGCTACTCTTTCTAGGTCTGGCTCTTCGTTAATGGCCAAGAAACCTGCCTGCATTTCGCTACTGAATTTAAAACAAATATACCTCCGTAATACATaccaaaaccacaaaaaaacAAGTTCAATAATTACCCAATTTCcctattgaaatttcacattaaaTGTGTTATCAAACGGTTGTTATTATGAACAGTGAACAATGTATGATTTAGTCCTATTTATAGATAACCAATCAACACATTTCTTACAATAAATACCTTATCGTCACCATTACCACCATTCATGATAAACCATTacttattttaatgtaaataatAACTTCTTTACATATCCAATAGTCACTTCTTTTCACATCTAACAAAAAATCCTCATCTTGGTATGAAACGGTAGCCTGCAAGATTTCATGATTTCTCACATGCCTTTCTGCAAATATGAGAAGAGCCTTTTTATGCAGAAGGATATGCCTTGGTGGGTCAAAGCTGGGGTCAACATAGAGGCGTTTTCACAGCTCTCCATCATATCAATATGATGATCTTGTcttttcaagaagaaagaaaagaattataCATCGCTTCAAAAGCTCCAAAAGGACAGATGTCATTGCAGAAAATCCTTCATAGGGTCATCAAGATGTATCTTCTTCATCCGATACGCCTCCATCTCCTCAGCCGTAACCTACCAATGTGAGCACATATGTAGGTATAAAAACAAAGTGCAGTAAGGACCTATAAATAAGGGCAACCAGTAATAGCTGTCTTGTGAATACAAGAAACAATACCTCATCATTCCATCTGACATTAtatctcctctttctctcatccttctcttctctctttctttcatccTCCTGATCAAACAATTTTACATTAATCAGAAGATGGAGACaaattattaccaaaaaaaaaagatggagacAAAGTGAGAAGGAGAAAAGTGCTAGCCCATCTTCTTATAGATACAACAAAATATACGCATGAATAAATTCAAAGGAAATTTTGGATCAGTCATTCATCTCTTCCACAACTTGCTGTAAGAACACAGGCAGAGAGTGAAAAAAGTGAGTCCACATGTTACCTTCTTAAGAGCTACAGCAAGTTTTTTCTTGTCAAGGACCAAGTCATCAGGTACATCAGTGCCCCATGTTGCAAGCCTTTCCTCTTTAGCTGGGGAAGGGGTCTCTGTATTCATGATTCAACACCCCAACAACATCAAAATTACAGGAGACTGACTTCCGCACCCATAAATATATCGACACTAAAGCTATAAACGTTACATTAGTCAAATATAAATGCATACATCAGGGGCATCATTCGGTGACCACTTAGTTTAGAAACAACTTTACAGGGCATACTGACCTTCATTGGCTGCTTTACGAGCAATATTAGCTTTCATCAAATCCGCAGCTGCTTCAGCAGCCTCAATTCCAGCTGCACCTGTGCAATAACTATTCTTTATTGTTTGCTTACAGCATTTGTAGCCCCACTGGTGATTCTTCCACCATGAACCCCAAACACTAGTGTGATTGTTGATGTAAACATCTTCTTCATACTTGCTTTTGGGAAGAGGCGTCTCCTACACAAACCAAAGAGGAATCCAATGAATTTAGGCCATGAAGttttaaaagataaacaatGTGATAGGGAAGTAAATCACCCGTCTCGTATAATTTTCATAGATATAAAATTAAAACAACGGCATATATATAATTGCTAGCATAACTTAAAGTGAGAGAATGTTCATGAAACTAACCCCGTAAGCCACTAATAGTGTCTGTCTACCTATGCTTTAAGCTGGTTAAGGCTCAATACAAGCTGAAAGGTATCAGCAAGACACGGCATACCATTCCTTTTATAAGTCTTCCAGCACGATCATATTCAACTTGCTGTTCACTTTGTCCAAGAAGAAGTTCCCTTGGTACTTCTTCTTCAGCAGCAGCATTGCCATACTTCTCCATGATAGCATCCTTCATTTTCGACTTCAACTTCTCCTTGATAACCTTATAGTTCTTATAAAGCAATTCAGCTTGGGATGGAGCAGCTTGCATGTGAATATCTTGGCCTTTCTCAGATGCTTCCCAAGCATGAATATTCAGTTGCTTGAAG
This region of Eucalyptus grandis isolate ANBG69807.140 chromosome 8, ASM1654582v1, whole genome shotgun sequence genomic DNA includes:
- the LOC104414487 gene encoding uncharacterized protein LOC104414487, giving the protein MSRRGLEKKLLPAKRAWKAITNNLRSRLNKIKNSRFIEEASHRLLSSRFTRYLLSLTCRGRRSLARTSPYTAHHHLHHNYYHYKYQGRDAYEKNFAPIYIDKLFDEPLSVSSSKTTTCVKGETSRSRTEVEGGKLAGETNGEKEFDIDERWRAIVAKSPQLRVDERAEEFISKFKEDIKLQRERSDIEFQERLKRSA
- the LOC104414488 gene encoding pre-mRNA-splicing factor SLU7-like isoform X2, encoding MTHNAKSCVERPRQKGAKWTSMHIAPDEKIETFELDYDGKRDRWNGYDAATYALVIERYEARDEARKKYLKEQQLKKLEEKNKQNGEGEVSDEEDDEDLKVDEAKVDESKQMDFAKVEKRVRTTGGGSTGTVRNLRIREDTAKYLLNLDVNSAYYDPKTRSMREDPLPDADPNEKFYGGDNQYRMSGQALDFKQLNIHAWEASEKGQDIHMQAAPSQAELLYKNYKVIKEKLKSKMKDAIMEKYGNAAAEEEVPRELLLGQSEQQVEYDRAGRLIKGMETPLPKSKYEEDVYINNHTSVWGSWWKNHQWGYKCCKQTIKNSYCTGAAGIEAAEAAADLMKANIARKAANEETPSPAKEERLATWGTDVPDDLVLDKKKLAVALKKEDERKREEKDERKRRYNVRWNDEVTAEEMEAYRMKKIHLDDPMKDFLQ